TATCCACTCCTCCAAAAGCTACAAATACATCTATATAAGCACCATCTAGACTCAACTGAGCATCTAATAAATCTAAGTCTACTCCTGCAAATATAGTTGTTATACTTCCACCTTTGAAAGATTTTGAATAATTTTTAGTTTTAGTACCTGCAAATATCGCTCCTGTTTTTACAAAATCCTCTGCATTTTGTCCTGCAAAAAAAGTTCTATCCTTTAATTTAAAACTATCTTTATAAGACAATAAATAAAAACCTATTAGAATGAAAATTCCTGCCCAAAAGAATTTAGATACATTATATAATATATTTAAGTTCCTTAATTGAAACATTGCTCCTAATAATATTAATACAATTCCATTTAAATATGAAACTGACTTTTCTAGAAGTTTCTTAATACCAATAACTATTAATATCATTGGCCAATAGTTACTTATAATATATCCGAAATCCCATAAATTTAATGCTTCTAAAAAGATTCCTAAACCTATAACAAGAAATATAATGCCTACACTACTTTTCCCTTTCACCATTCATCCCTCCATTTAATGCACAATGTGCTAAATTATACACTGATTTAATTTATCTATAAAACTATATTATTATTTGCATCAAAAATATACAATTTCATGTTAATATAATAAATCAGTTAATTATTATTAATCTTATTATATAAGAAAAATACATTATGTGTTAGTATCTAATGTACTTTTTCTCTATGACAAAAGTTATTATTTATTATATCGTGATGGAAAATTATATATTAACAGAAATAGTAATTCATCTTACTAACTATTTTAAGTCATAGGATTTTGAACTGAGAAAAATTAATAAAGATTAAAAATTAAATCACTTTTTTATAATACAAAAAATTAAACTTCAGCAAAAATTAAGTAAATTAAATCAATCTTTACTTAATATTTTGCTGAAGCCCTAAAATTTGTATAGAGATAATTTTAATTATTATTTTATAAAATTTATATAATTATATTTCAAAATAAATTATGCAATTTTCTCAATTACTAAGCTTTTAAATTTTTATTAACCTTTTTATTTTTACTTAAAGTATTATAAGCCTCTAGTGCAAGCACTACAGCTAATACAAATAATATTACTGCCATTATTCCTAATATATAATTTGGTGTGGCTCCGAATAAATAAGATTTTATTATTAAAAATAGTGCCGTTAATGTTACAGCAAACATAAATATCATCGGTATTATTATCATTATTGTTTTCTTTCCTCTTCTTGTAAGCCATGCTGTTAGAGATAATAAAGCTAATGCAGCTAACAACTGATTTGCTGACCCAAATATAGGCCATATTTTTTCATATCCATATAATATTAGTCCTAATGCACAAAATTCTGTTATTAATGTTGATACATACATATTAGTAAATATAGATTTCTTTTCTCCTTGTTTTTCACTATCACCTTGAAAAAACTCTTGGAATATATACCTTCCTATCCTTGTTGCTGTATCTAAACTTGTTAGTGCAAAAGCAGAAAAAGATAATGTTACAAATACTTTTCCTATCGCCAATGGTATTCCAAAAGAATTCATAAATGCTGCACAACTGTTAGCAAAAATCTCAGCTGGTGTACCTTTAGCCTTGGCAACATATCCTACAGCAATTAAAGCTATGATAGCTACTATTCCTTCAATTAGCATGGAACCATAACCTATAAGCTGTGTATCCTTTTCACTATTTAACTGTTTTGATGATGTTCCTGAACTTACTAAAGAATGGAAACCTGAAACTGCGCCACAAGCTACTGTTACAAATAAGAATGGAAATAAAGTTTGGCCTTTAACTGTAAATGATGTGGTTGGTGCTAATTTCATTGTTGGATGAAGAATTATTATACCTATAAAAGCTCCTATAAGTATAGCATATAACAAAAATGAACAAAGATAATCTCTTGGTTGTAGAAGTAACCAAACTGGCATAGTAGATGCTGCAGTAATATATATTAAAAGTACTATCTGCCATTGAAATTTATTTAATTTTAATACTGGAAATTTATATCCTATATATATGCAGAAAAATAATAAAGCAACTCCTACTACTGTAGATAAACCTACTGGAGCATTTCTTCTGTATACAAAAAATCCAAACCCCATAGCTAAAAATATAAAAAGAATTGATGCTGTTCCAGAACGAGCCCCTGTTAAAAGTTCTGGTGTTTGTGGATTATATGCAAAAGTAGAAGCACATATATCTGTAAAAGCTGCTACAACTAAAACCAATGTAACCCAAGCAAAAACATTAAATAATTTTTTCCCCTTTTCACCTATATTAACACGTATTATCTCACCAATAGAATTTCCACCATGTCTTATAGATGCAAATAAAGAACCAAAATCATGAACTCCACCTATAAAAATACTTCCTATAACAATCCACAACATTACAGGAACCCATCCAAATATAGCTGCTTGTATAGGTCCTGCTATAGGTCCTGCTCCTGCTATAGATGAAAAATGATGCCCTAATAAAATTTTTGCATCTGCTGGACAATAATCTACATTGTCAAACTTGGTGTGGGCTGGTGTTTGTTTACTTATGTCTATACCCCAGTGTTTAGCAAGCCACCTACCGTAAGTTAAATAAGCAATCAAAAATAAAATAATACCAGTTAAAAGTAACACAACTGAGTTCATAAAAACCCCTCCTAATTTTTATTAAAGTGTTTTTGATACACCTTTTTAACAAATTTACCAGCTTTATTAGTTATAACTTCTTTGTTTTTTAAATCTATTAAAACTAATCTTATATCGCACCATCCGAACCAATAAAATTTATAAGCTTTTGCAAATTTGAACTTTTTAACATATTGCTTTATATCATCATCAATGGGATTTTCACTTATTAATATGCCAGTTAAATAGGAACTCTTATGATCTTTATGAGGTGTTACACATAATTTTTCTGCTTCTATAAGCATATTTACATGTTTATCTAGTGTTTCTTTTGAAATGTTATTTAAATTTTTTACAAAACAAAATTCATTTGTTTCAAAACTATCAATGATATCTTTTTCTGTAATCATAGTTCTAACATTAACTAATTTACAATGAGCTAATATATCTAAATGATTTTCTAAAAAATAAGTATCTCTCTTTATCTTAAAATGGGTTTTGTATGAATTTTCTAACCTGTTAATGTATGATTTACCGTTCATAAACTCTATACACCCCCTACTTTAACTAAAGCATAACACTTTGATAAATACTAATCAAACTTCATGTAATCCTATTTTTATTAGAATTTAACTATATATTTTTAGATATTGGAAATTATCTGTAAATATTAATATTTTATCTATATTTTAACAAAAATGTGCGATATTATAATAATTTTATTTTAATATTAAGTAATAAAAATATAATTTCTAAGTCAATTTATTTTACTAAAAACTCTCCCTTATATCCTTAAAAAAATTTTTAAATAAACTAGGACAATTATTCGCCTATTATAAAAAATAATTAAATAACTTATGTTCTCCTGCTAAGTAAATTAAATCATCATAAACCTACCTACTTGCATGAAGTTTTTATACAATGAAAATTAACTCACCTATATATAGATGAGTTAATAATGTTATATTACTTAAAAATAATAATAGATTTTTCTTTATCAAAATCTTGTTTAGTTAAATAGTTGGACATTTAATTTCGCTATTTTAAAAACCTTAAATCCATAGGCTCAAAGCAGAGTGGTTTTACGGACTTAATTATTAAAAAAGCTCTAAGCTTTAGAGGAAGCTTTTACTCACACTAAAGTTTAGGAAATAGTTATCTAGATGCGTAACCGCTTCTCTTAGAAATTTATTTTTTCTAAAAATTTATATACATGTTCTTTGTACTCTTTTTTATTTTTTATATAGGATTCTGCATGATCTGCATTAGGGGCTAAATATATATCCCTTATTCCTATTTTTTTATTTTTATACATCTCTACACTCATTTCTTTTGGAATATATGTGTCTTCCATACCATGTATAAAAAATATAGGTGTTTCTACTTTTTGTATATCTTTTATGGGAGAAACTTCTGAAAAAAATAATCCAACTCTTAACTTACTTATTATACTTGCTACAGCTATAAATGGGAAGCTAGGTAATTTATAATCCTCTTTTAACCTTAATTGTAATATACCTTTCATACTAGAATAAGGACAATCTGCTACATAAAACGCTATTCTATCATCAATAGCTGCATTTTGAAGTATAGTTCCAGCTCCCATAGATTCTCCATGAATACCAACTATAGAATCTTCACCATTTTTTTCAAATACCCAATCTGCAACAGTTTTTAAATCCTGTTTTTCATAATATCCAAAAGTAGTATTTTCTCCACCACTACTTCCATGATTTCTATGATCATATATTACCCCATTAAACCCTTTATCCATAAATATTTTCATATATTTTATAGAATTATATAAATTACATTTAATACCGTGACATATTATTACAGTTTTCTTTGAATTTTTTCCTGGGAAATACATTCCTTTTAAATCATATCCAAAGGTCGATTTTATAGTAATTTCTTCTCTTTCTAATTTATTAAATTCTTCTTCTACAAATCCACCTTGTTCTATTTCTTTTTCATAAGTAAATTCAGCCTTTCTTACTATTGGATAAATAACTACATTTGTTAATCTCCAAGATACAACAAAAACTATACCCAATAATAATATTAATAAAATCAAAAATACTATCTTCATATTATCCCCCTACTTATATAAATAGTTATATTAAGTTATATGAACATTGTCCTTCTCAAAATCAGAATTAATTTATATATTTTTTTTATTTTCCATCACAAGATTTTGCATATAACTCAATAAAATAAGTGCTAAAAATGTAAAAATATACGTCACTATTTCAAATATATTACTTTTCATTATACTTGTGTATTTATTTTTTACAAAAATAACAGAAACACAAAAGATTAAAAGCAAATAAGCAACACTTTTTATAATTAATATTACTTTTTTTATATTATAATTCTTAAGTTTAGAAACTATATCAATTTTAAATTCTGTACTAAGGTTTAGTCTATAATATAATAATAAAAATGCACAACTTAAAATAAAAATATACCCTATATAATAAGCTGGAATTGTTTTTACACCTATAGATAAATTGTTTGTTAATAATAATCCAAATATAAATACTGTAAATATAAACGTAGCTTTCAATGCCTCTAAAAAGCCTAAAGTTTCTCTTTCATCCTTTTCTTTAATAAAAATATCTTTTGCATAAATAACTATAACCATGGAAAAGATTGATATAATAAGTTTTGAAGTATTTCCCATTTCAAATTTCCTCCTCTAGAATTTCAAATACATAATCAACAGTTTTATTAAAATAATTGGCTATTTTAAATGATAATTTAAGAGATGGATTAAAAGTTCCCCTTTCAATTTCAAGAATAGCACCTCTCGAAACCCCTATAGCTTTAGCCAATTGTTCTTGAGTTATTTCTCTTTCCGCTCTTAAAACTTTTATATTAGTTTTAAAAATCTTAACTTTTCCCAAAAACTTGCCCCTCCCCGCTTACCTAATTATCCATATTTTATTCCATAT
Above is a window of Clostridium sporogenes DNA encoding:
- a CDS encoding alpha/beta hydrolase; protein product: MKIVFLILLILLLGIVFVVSWRLTNVVIYPIVRKAEFTYEKEIEQGGFVEEEFNKLEREEITIKSTFGYDLKGMYFPGKNSKKTVIICHGIKCNLYNSIKYMKIFMDKGFNGVIYDHRNHGSSGGENTTFGYYEKQDLKTVADWVFEKNGEDSIVGIHGESMGAGTILQNAAIDDRIAFYVADCPYSSMKGILQLRLKEDYKLPSFPFIAVASIISKLRVGLFFSEVSPIKDIQKVETPIFFIHGMEDTYIPKEMSVEMYKNKKIGIRDIYLAPNADHAESYIKNKKEYKEHVYKFLEKINF
- a CDS encoding cell wall-active antibiotics response protein codes for the protein MKGKSSVGIIFLVIGLGIFLEALNLWDFGYIISNYWPMILIVIGIKKLLEKSVSYLNGIVLILLGAMFQLRNLNILYNVSKFFWAGIFILIGFYLLSYKDSFKLKDRTFFAGQNAEDFVKTGAIFAGTKTKNYSKSFKGGSITTIFAGVDLDLLDAQLSLDGAYIDVFVAFGGVDIIVPENWNVVVTGIPIFGGWSNKTRNRNMNNGGPTLKINCIAAFGGLDVKHYYN
- a CDS encoding carbon starvation protein A, whose amino-acid sequence is MNSVVLLLTGIILFLIAYLTYGRWLAKHWGIDISKQTPAHTKFDNVDYCPADAKILLGHHFSSIAGAGPIAGPIQAAIFGWVPVMLWIVIGSIFIGGVHDFGSLFASIRHGGNSIGEIIRVNIGEKGKKLFNVFAWVTLVLVVAAFTDICASTFAYNPQTPELLTGARSGTASILFIFLAMGFGFFVYRRNAPVGLSTVVGVALLFFCIYIGYKFPVLKLNKFQWQIVLLIYITAASTMPVWLLLQPRDYLCSFLLYAILIGAFIGIIILHPTMKLAPTTSFTVKGQTLFPFLFVTVACGAVSGFHSLVSSGTSSKQLNSEKDTQLIGYGSMLIEGIVAIIALIAVGYVAKAKGTPAEIFANSCAAFMNSFGIPLAIGKVFVTLSFSAFALTSLDTATRIGRYIFQEFFQGDSEKQGEKKSIFTNMYVSTLITEFCALGLILYGYEKIWPIFGSANQLLAALALLSLTAWLTRRGKKTIMIIIPMIFMFAVTLTALFLIIKSYLFGATPNYILGIMAVILFVLAVVLALEAYNTLSKNKKVNKNLKA
- a CDS encoding helix-turn-helix transcriptional regulator, yielding MGKVKIFKTNIKVLRAEREITQEQLAKAIGVSRGAILEIERGTFNPSLKLSFKIANYFNKTVDYVFEILEEEI